From a single Pseudobutyrivibrio xylanivorans genomic region:
- a CDS encoding glycoside hydrolase family 13 protein, with amino-acid sequence MATASNKKWWKNSIVYQIYPRSFCDSNGDGIGDIPGIISKLHYLKDLGVDIIWLSPVYQSPGYDNGYDISDYKGINPEYGTMEDMERLISRAKRLGIKIIMDLVINHTSDEHEWFKKALDGDEKYRDFYYFREGKGRKRPNNWGSFFGGAAWSKTDKGDYYLHLFSKKQPDLNWHNPEVYNEITDIMRFWLDKGIAGFRCDVINIIYKTSLDNGKKHLALTGKEYYLNTEGCHDLLRRFNEDVWSKYKTFIVGETVLVTPDDAKQLCDEEKRELDTVFFFEHMDVDSRGGIKWFKKRYKPYKLIKVLDKWQNALEIPANYLENHDQVRSINHFGNTKEYWEKSAKLLCGLNLSLKGIPFIYEGEEIGMTNGDFRGLSDIRDIESYNVNKALKRMLLTHSIRRKIILRTSRDNARTPVQWDSTDNAGFTNGEPWLKINENKSFINVASESDDENSILNFYKKMIEFRKNSKALSEGTYRKVASPSDVFIYTREAKEERLYVYCNLTSYPREVEFYGDRIIFGNYDEDDRQDFILQPYEYRIVASNI; translated from the coding sequence ATGGCGACAGCTAGTAACAAAAAATGGTGGAAGAATTCTATTGTATATCAAATCTATCCACGCTCTTTTTGCGACAGTAATGGGGATGGAATAGGTGATATTCCTGGAATCATTTCTAAACTTCATTATCTTAAGGATTTAGGGGTCGATATTATTTGGCTCAGTCCTGTTTATCAAAGCCCTGGCTATGACAATGGCTATGATATTTCTGATTATAAGGGCATCAATCCAGAATATGGCACAATGGAGGATATGGAACGGCTTATCAGTCGTGCCAAAAGACTCGGTATAAAAATAATAATGGACCTTGTTATTAATCACACCTCGGATGAGCATGAGTGGTTCAAAAAGGCTCTTGATGGTGATGAAAAGTATAGAGACTTCTATTATTTTAGAGAGGGCAAGGGAAGAAAAAGGCCAAATAATTGGGGGTCTTTTTTTGGCGGCGCAGCATGGTCGAAGACAGATAAAGGTGATTACTATCTTCATCTTTTTAGCAAAAAACAACCAGATTTGAATTGGCATAATCCTGAAGTCTATAATGAAATTACAGATATTATGCGCTTCTGGCTTGATAAAGGTATTGCAGGTTTCAGATGTGATGTCATTAACATCATATACAAAACAAGTCTGGATAATGGAAAAAAACATTTAGCCCTAACAGGAAAGGAATATTACTTAAATACCGAGGGCTGCCATGACTTGCTCAGACGTTTTAATGAAGATGTTTGGTCTAAGTACAAGACATTTATTGTTGGGGAAACGGTGCTGGTTACGCCTGACGATGCTAAGCAGCTGTGTGACGAGGAAAAAAGAGAGCTTGATACGGTATTCTTTTTTGAACACATGGATGTAGATAGCAGGGGCGGAATTAAATGGTTTAAAAAGCGTTATAAGCCATATAAATTGATAAAGGTATTGGATAAGTGGCAGAATGCCCTAGAGATTCCAGCAAATTATCTAGAGAACCATGATCAGGTTCGTTCGATAAATCATTTTGGAAATACTAAGGAGTACTGGGAGAAAAGTGCGAAGCTTTTGTGCGGGCTAAATCTTTCTTTAAAAGGTATTCCGTTTATATATGAAGGCGAAGAAATTGGAATGACAAATGGTGATTTCCGAGGTCTTAGCGATATAAGAGATATAGAATCCTATAATGTAAATAAAGCGTTAAAGCGTATGCTTCTGACACATTCAATTAGAAGAAAAATCATTCTTCGCACAAGCCGCGATAATGCTCGTACACCAGTGCAGTGGGATTCAACTGATAATGCAGGTTTTACAAATGGTGAGCCTTGGCTGAAGATAAATGAAAATAAATCATTTATAAACGTAGCTTCTGAATCAGATGATGAAAATAGCATCCTGAATTTCTATAAGAAAATGATTGAGTTTAGAAAGAACTCAAAGGCTCTATCAGAGGGGACATATAGAAAGGTTGCATCACCAAGTGATGTCTTTATCTATACCCGTGAGGCAAAAGAGGAACGCCTTTACGTTTATTGTAATCTTACCTCTTATCCACGTGAGGTTGAGTTCTATGGAGACCGTATTATCTTCGGTAACTACGATGAAGACGACCGACAGGACTTTATTCTCCAACCATATGAATATCGTATAGTAGCATCAAATATCTAA
- the htpG gene encoding molecular chaperone HtpG, which produces MSNKKGSLSITSENIFPVIKKWLYSDHDIFYRELISNGCDAITKLKKLDMMGEYSLPLDYKAKIQVIVSPEDKTLTFIDNGLGMTAEEVDEYINQIAFSGATDFLEKYKDKADSDQIIGHFGLGFYSAFMVADEVHIDTLSYKDGATAVHWECDGGTEFEMGDGDWDSVGTKITLFLNEDCLEFANEYRAREVIEKYCSFMPTEIYLSKKDAPEEYETIDAADKRDTDKVIEEIHEEAKFEEKENENGEKEQVEVSPAKDKLKIVKRPVPLNETQPLWTKSPSECTEEDYKKFYRDVFRDYKEPLFWIHLNMDYPFNLKGILYFPKINTEYDSIEGTIKLYNNQVFIADNIKEVIPEFLMLLKGVIDCPDLPLNVSRSALQNDGFVTKISEYITKKVADKLTGMCKTEKESYEKYWDDIAPFIKFGCLKDNKFCDKMNDYILFKDINDAYITLPELLVKEEKATDENGDKVEAEVVDETKDADANKEPEDTRKTVYYVTDLQQQSQYVNMFKEQGQNAVILDHAIDTSFITQLEQRNENYKFCRIDADVTDTMVEETAEDELKSETETLTEVFRKALNNEGLDVKVEKFKNKDLSSMLTVSEESRRMQDMMKMYAMGGMDMGMFGSASETLVLNANNDLVQYILNNKDSENVPTFAAQLYDLAKIANAPLSPEAMTEFVARSNKIMMLLAK; this is translated from the coding sequence ATGAGTAACAAAAAAGGTAGTTTATCAATCACAAGTGAAAATATTTTTCCAGTAATTAAGAAGTGGTTATATAGTGACCATGATATTTTTTATAGAGAGCTTATCTCAAATGGCTGTGATGCTATCACAAAGCTTAAGAAGTTAGACATGATGGGAGAATATTCTCTTCCACTTGATTACAAGGCAAAGATTCAGGTTATCGTAAGCCCTGAGGACAAGACTCTTACATTCATTGATAATGGTCTTGGTATGACAGCTGAAGAGGTTGATGAATACATTAATCAGATTGCTTTCTCTGGCGCTACAGATTTCCTTGAGAAATACAAGGACAAGGCTGATTCGGATCAGATTATTGGACATTTCGGTCTTGGATTTTATTCTGCATTCATGGTTGCAGATGAGGTTCACATTGATACTCTTTCATATAAGGATGGCGCTACAGCAGTTCATTGGGAATGTGATGGCGGCACAGAGTTTGAAATGGGCGATGGCGACTGGGATTCAGTTGGAACAAAGATTACACTTTTCTTGAATGAAGATTGCCTTGAGTTTGCTAACGAGTATCGTGCTCGTGAGGTTATCGAGAAGTATTGCTCATTCATGCCTACAGAGATTTATCTTTCAAAGAAGGATGCACCTGAAGAGTATGAGACAATCGATGCAGCTGACAAGAGAGACACAGATAAAGTAATCGAAGAGATTCACGAGGAAGCCAAGTTTGAAGAAAAGGAAAACGAAAACGGAGAGAAGGAGCAGGTAGAGGTTTCTCCAGCAAAGGACAAACTGAAGATTGTTAAGCGCCCAGTTCCTCTTAATGAGACTCAGCCACTTTGGACAAAGTCTCCATCTGAGTGCACAGAAGAAGACTACAAGAAGTTCTATCGTGATGTTTTCCGTGATTATAAGGAGCCACTTTTCTGGATTCATCTTAACATGGATTATCCATTCAATCTCAAGGGTATTTTATATTTCCCTAAGATTAATACTGAGTACGATTCAATTGAAGGAACAATCAAGCTTTACAATAATCAGGTATTTATCGCTGATAATATTAAGGAAGTCATTCCTGAATTCTTAATGCTCCTTAAGGGTGTCATTGACTGTCCAGATCTTCCTCTTAATGTATCACGTTCTGCACTTCAGAATGATGGATTTGTTACAAAGATTTCTGAGTACATTACAAAGAAGGTTGCTGATAAGCTTACTGGAATGTGCAAGACTGAAAAGGAATCTTATGAGAAGTATTGGGATGATATCGCTCCATTCATCAAGTTCGGTTGCTTAAAGGATAATAAGTTCTGCGATAAGATGAATGACTACATCTTATTCAAGGATATTAATGATGCTTATATTACTCTTCCAGAGCTTCTAGTTAAGGAAGAAAAGGCTACAGATGAAAATGGCGATAAGGTTGAGGCAGAGGTTGTCGATGAGACAAAGGATGCAGATGCAAACAAGGAGCCAGAGGACACTAGAAAGACAGTTTACTATGTAACAGATCTTCAGCAGCAGTCACAGTATGTAAACATGTTCAAGGAGCAGGGACAGAATGCGGTTATCCTTGATCACGCAATTGATACTTCATTTATTACTCAGCTTGAGCAGCGTAATGAGAATTATAAGTTCTGCCGTATCGATGCAGATGTTACAGATACTATGGTAGAGGAGACAGCCGAGGACGAGCTTAAGTCTGAGACAGAGACTCTTACTGAAGTATTCCGTAAGGCACTTAATAATGAAGGCCTTGATGTTAAGGTTGAGAAGTTCAAGAACAAGGATCTTTCTTCAATGCTCACAGTATCTGAAGAGAGCCGCCGTATGCAGGACATGATGAAGATGTATGCTATGGGTGGAATGGACATGGGAATGTTTGGCTCAGCTTCAGAGACACTTGTACTTAATGCAAACAATGATTTAGTTCAGTACATTCTTAACAATAAGGACTCTGAAAACGTGCCAACTTTTGCAGCTCAGCTATATGATTTGGCTAAGATTGCAAATGCACCATTATCACCTGAGGCAATGACTGAATTTGTTGCACGTTCTAACAAAATCATGATGTTATTAGCAAAGTAA
- a CDS encoding LacI family DNA-binding transcriptional regulator codes for MATLKDVAAECGLTVTTVSRVLNNRGYISDETRKKVYAAMDKLNYRPNEVARSLSKKTTNTIGVIVPHIRHPYFSEMISNIENAASKKGYKIILCNTKGRNNKEKEYLDMCTSNRVAGIILFSASVAVQEFTDSNIALVTVERFVENGTAAVECDNRQGGELAAQHLIDCGCKKLLMVSGVSENLMPADDRAIGFEDVCKRNNVFYQIVSTSIGQYNSLDYHELLEGALELDEEIDGVFASSDLIAAQVLQVCAKIGRRVPEDLKIVGFDDVMISQITDPPISTIHQPIKEMAEAAVDMVIDASEGKTVPKRTLLPVTLVKREST; via the coding sequence ATGGCGACACTAAAGGATGTGGCAGCAGAATGCGGACTGACTGTTACAACTGTTTCAAGGGTTTTAAACAACAGGGGGTATATTAGCGACGAGACTCGGAAGAAGGTATACGCTGCTATGGATAAGCTCAATTATAGGCCCAATGAAGTCGCTAGATCTCTATCTAAAAAAACTACAAATACAATCGGGGTAATTGTGCCACACATTAGGCATCCATATTTTTCGGAAATGATTAGCAACATCGAAAATGCTGCTAGTAAAAAAGGGTACAAGATTATCCTTTGTAATACTAAGGGGAGAAATAACAAAGAAAAAGAGTATCTGGACATGTGCACTAGCAATCGTGTGGCTGGAATTATACTTTTCTCAGCCAGCGTTGCAGTGCAGGAGTTCACTGACAGCAATATTGCACTTGTCACTGTTGAGCGATTCGTTGAAAACGGTACTGCGGCCGTTGAATGCGATAACCGACAGGGCGGTGAGCTTGCTGCTCAGCATTTGATTGATTGCGGTTGTAAAAAGCTTTTGATGGTCAGTGGTGTTTCAGAAAATTTGATGCCTGCTGATGATCGAGCTATAGGATTTGAGGATGTTTGTAAGCGGAACAATGTCTTCTACCAAATAGTTTCAACTTCAATTGGTCAGTATAATAGTTTGGATTATCATGAGCTGTTGGAAGGGGCTCTTGAGTTGGACGAAGAGATAGACGGTGTTTTCGCCAGCTCGGATCTTATCGCTGCACAGGTTCTTCAGGTCTGCGCAAAGATAGGTCGAAGAGTTCCAGAGGATTTAAAGATTGTGGGCTTTGATGATGTTATGATTTCACAAATCACCGACCCACCGATTTCCACAATCCATCAGCCAATAAAAGAAATGGCAGAGGCAGCTGTTGATATGGTTATCGACGCCTCAGAAGGCAAAACTGTTCCAAAGCGAACCCTCTTGCCAGTTACGCTAGTAAAACGAGAAAGTACATAA
- a CDS encoding carbohydrate ABC transporter permease, whose translation MENEKAARNKKIRHAIMIIFLTLLFIAFVFPFIMVIINVFKVKADITANPLALIGKHGFTLENFPNAVKKMNFFLSFGNSLFITILSTIGTIILSSMTAYLIVRNNWKANKILFVLMIASMVIPFQVLMIPLVSLYGGIFGVLNHRITLIFMHIGFSLSMATFMFHGSIHTNVPISLEEAATIDGCNKWQIFSQIVFPILKPTIATVAIIDAMAFWNDYLLPSLVLGRKELYTIPIATKVFYGTYSTDTGLIMAALLLAMLPILLLYLFLQRYIVEGITAGAVK comes from the coding sequence ATGGAAAACGAAAAGGCAGCTCGCAACAAAAAAATAAGACATGCCATTATGATTATTTTCCTTACACTTTTGTTTATAGCATTTGTATTCCCTTTCATAATGGTTATCATCAATGTGTTCAAGGTTAAGGCAGATATTACTGCAAATCCTTTGGCACTTATCGGTAAGCATGGATTTACCTTGGAAAATTTCCCAAATGCGGTAAAGAAGATGAACTTCTTCCTCTCATTTGGAAATTCACTTTTCATCACAATTCTTTCTACAATCGGAACTATCATTTTATCATCAATGACAGCTTATCTTATTGTTAGAAATAATTGGAAGGCAAACAAAATCTTATTTGTACTTATGATTGCTTCAATGGTTATTCCATTCCAGGTTCTCATGATTCCTCTTGTTTCTCTTTATGGTGGAATCTTTGGTGTACTCAATCATAGAATTACATTGATTTTCATGCACATAGGTTTTTCACTTTCAATGGCTACATTTATGTTCCATGGAAGTATTCACACAAATGTGCCTATCTCTCTTGAGGAGGCAGCTACAATTGATGGATGTAACAAATGGCAGATTTTCTCTCAAATCGTATTTCCGATATTGAAGCCAACAATTGCTACAGTTGCTATTATCGACGCAATGGCATTTTGGAATGATTATCTCCTTCCATCACTTGTTCTTGGACGCAAGGAATTATATACTATTCCTATTGCAACAAAAGTATTCTACGGCACCTATTCAACAGATACAGGATTGATTATGGCAGCACTTCTTTTAGCAATGCTTCCTATTCTTCTTTTGTATTTGTTCCTGCAAAGATATATCGTAGAAGGAATTACTGCTGGGGCAGTTAAATAA
- a CDS encoding carbohydrate ABC transporter permease — translation MSYKLKQYLLFAGVSTVIFACVVIIPFIYGLYLTFTSWDGVSRSKPFVGITNYVNAFADAGYWTSLGRTFIYSAIAVILVNAVAFIIAYMVTSGIKGQNFFRAGFFVPNLIGGIVLGYVWKFVFNKALVSLAGSISSGQAKSLLATETGAIAALIIVSVWQYAGYMMLIYVAGFMSVSEDVIEAAKIDGCTGTQSIIHISIPLMTASFVQCLFLTITRCFMVYDVNLSLTNGDPYGSSALAAMHVYNQAFVNKNYGTGQAEALILFVICAIIGGIQVYVGKKGEVQA, via the coding sequence ATGAGCTACAAATTAAAGCAGTATTTGCTTTTTGCAGGTGTATCCACAGTGATTTTCGCTTGCGTTGTAATCATACCTTTTATTTATGGTTTATACCTTACATTTACAAGCTGGGATGGTGTATCTCGTAGCAAACCATTTGTTGGAATTACCAACTACGTAAATGCGTTTGCAGACGCTGGATACTGGACATCTCTTGGACGTACATTTATCTATTCAGCAATCGCTGTAATTTTGGTAAATGCGGTGGCCTTCATTATCGCTTACATGGTTACAAGTGGTATCAAAGGTCAGAATTTCTTTAGAGCAGGTTTCTTTGTTCCAAACCTTATCGGTGGTATCGTACTCGGTTATGTTTGGAAGTTTGTATTCAATAAAGCTTTGGTTTCGTTGGCAGGCTCTATCTCATCAGGCCAGGCTAAGTCACTCCTTGCAACAGAAACAGGGGCGATAGCAGCACTTATCATCGTATCTGTTTGGCAGTACGCTGGTTATATGATGCTTATCTATGTTGCAGGTTTCATGAGCGTTTCAGAAGATGTTATTGAGGCGGCAAAAATTGATGGCTGTACAGGAACACAGTCAATCATTCACATATCAATTCCACTTATGACAGCATCATTTGTTCAGTGCTTGTTCCTTACAATCACAAGATGCTTCATGGTTTACGATGTTAACCTTTCATTGACAAATGGCGATCCTTACGGTAGCTCAGCACTTGCAGCTATGCATGTGTACAATCAGGCATTCGTCAATAAGAATTATGGTACAGGCCAGGCTGAGGCTCTTATCCTCTTCGTAATCTGTGCAATTATTGGTGGAATTCAAGTATACGTTGGTAAGAAAGGGGAGGTGCAGGCATAA
- a CDS encoding ABC transporter substrate-binding protein translates to MKKKLVSLAMVAAMSASLVACGGSDGGAASSGEKAESTGVSITILNSKTEIQTQFEEMAEEYEAAKGVHVEVYNADTDTTVASQVATKYASNDPYTITMVDAKDIYSLADDYAYDLSGQDWASHTTLGITVNNKLAGFPFCVEARGIIYNADAIEKVTGEAFDPSSVATLDDFQALLDKLVAGGMEQPVGILSEYWSLGAHWFPMVYEEQADPDAYVNGLLAGTEDLAGNQKYNELMDTFETLVKYNYAKGSASNADREETSMKLAQGDIAFMFGGNWDWSVINQYDYTEHLGMMPVPQNTTDGSNGKLVGGGSKYIFVDSSDATSEEQRQAALDFLNWLVNDAEGNTFLTEKCALVPAFDNIDASALDPLSLSVKNYADANNLIPNYNYLPDDHMTVVGQEIMQKYLDEAIDRAEVAKEVTDYFKTATPIAH, encoded by the coding sequence ATGAAGAAGAAGTTAGTGTCACTTGCAATGGTAGCTGCTATGTCAGCTTCACTTGTAGCATGTGGTGGTTCTGATGGAGGAGCAGCTTCATCAGGTGAGAAGGCAGAGAGCACAGGGGTTTCAATCACAATCCTTAACTCTAAGACAGAGATTCAGACTCAGTTCGAGGAGATGGCTGAGGAGTACGAAGCAGCAAAGGGTGTTCACGTTGAAGTATATAATGCTGATACAGATACAACAGTTGCATCTCAGGTTGCTACAAAGTATGCATCAAACGATCCATACACAATTACAATGGTAGATGCAAAGGATATTTACTCACTTGCAGATGATTATGCTTATGATCTTTCAGGTCAGGATTGGGCTAGTCATACAACACTTGGTATCACAGTTAATAATAAGCTCGCAGGTTTCCCATTCTGCGTAGAGGCTAGAGGAATTATTTACAACGCTGACGCAATCGAGAAGGTTACAGGCGAAGCTTTTGATCCATCATCTGTTGCAACACTTGATGATTTCCAGGCACTTCTTGATAAGCTCGTAGCTGGTGGCATGGAGCAGCCAGTAGGTATTCTTTCAGAGTACTGGTCACTTGGAGCTCACTGGTTCCCAATGGTTTATGAGGAGCAGGCTGATCCAGATGCTTATGTAAACGGACTTCTTGCTGGTACAGAGGACCTTGCTGGAAATCAGAAGTACAACGAGCTTATGGATACATTTGAGACACTTGTTAAGTACAACTACGCTAAGGGTTCTGCTTCAAATGCTGATCGTGAAGAGACATCTATGAAGCTTGCTCAGGGCGATATCGCTTTCATGTTTGGTGGTAACTGGGATTGGTCAGTAATCAACCAGTATGACTACACAGAGCACCTTGGCATGATGCCAGTTCCACAGAACACAACAGATGGTTCTAATGGAAAGCTTGTTGGTGGTGGTTCTAAGTACATCTTCGTTGATAGCTCTGATGCAACATCTGAGGAGCAGAGACAGGCTGCACTTGATTTCCTTAACTGGCTTGTAAACGATGCTGAAGGAAATACATTCCTTACAGAGAAGTGTGCACTTGTTCCAGCATTTGATAATATCGATGCTTCAGCACTTGACCCACTTTCACTTTCAGTTAAGAACTACGCTGATGCAAACAATCTTATCCCTAACTACAACTATCTTCCAGATGATCACATGACAGTTGTTGGACAGGAGATTATGCAGAAGTATCTTGACGAGGCTATTGATAGAGCAGAGGTAGCAAAGGAAGTTACTGACTACTTCAAGACAGCAACTCCTATTGCTCACTAA
- a CDS encoding DUF6465 family protein, giving the protein MVTNVKSASAKVTVEDVKKSAASAASTVKAAVASTTEATKKAVEEVKKEATAAKKTATAAKKTATKKATTAKKAATKTVKKTAAKAKKAVSTSAVIQYQGLEFSEADCLKKAQAAFKKDYKGKTLEELSIYIKPEERKIYYVANKDSVGSVDL; this is encoded by the coding sequence ATGGTTACTAATGTAAAGAGCGCTAGTGCAAAAGTTACAGTTGAAGATGTTAAAAAATCAGCTGCATCTGCAGCATCAACTGTAAAGGCAGCAGTCGCTAGTACAACAGAGGCTACTAAGAAAGCAGTAGAAGAAGTTAAGAAAGAAGCTACAGCAGCAAAGAAGACTGCGACAGCTGCTAAGAAGACAGCTACAAAGAAAGCTACTACAGCAAAGAAGGCTGCAACAAAGACAGTTAAGAAGACAGCTGCAAAGGCTAAGAAGGCAGTTTCTACTTCAGCAGTTATTCAGTATCAGGGACTTGAGTTCTCAGAGGCTGATTGCTTAAAGAAGGCACAGGCTGCTTTCAAGAAAGACTACAAGGGCAAGACACTTGAAGAGCTTAGCATCTATATCAAGCCAGAAGAGCGTAAGATTTATTACGTTGCTAATAAGGACAGTGTTGGTTCAGTAGATCTTTAA
- a CDS encoding peptidylprolyl isomerase, with the protein MKLYKKICAALLVGAISISFSGCTYNDKTVYFDTNSGRNTVFKIGDMKCSKKEALTYLLNEKNIYGSVDGVNLWTEDFDTDTMTGSIKDLTMEHLTRVFVLNLYAEEHEIVLTETEQKACQDAAKEYYSSLNSAEKSFTGASKKDIAAMYEKYVLAMKVYRSLMDSVDEEVSEDESRVMEAFVLFVSDKEKANEIQGMIDYGYTFERLASTYTELDSYQVTFARGEYPDEVDKVVFNLDTDEVSTAISADGGYYFFQCLDKYNEELSEANKQVIIDNRRKQVLNDIVTDLEERYFSDMNTKLWDEISFPEDVSELTSASFFKTLNDNL; encoded by the coding sequence ATGAAGCTTTACAAAAAAATCTGTGCAGCACTTTTAGTGGGTGCAATTTCAATTTCTTTTTCTGGCTGCACATATAATGATAAAACTGTTTATTTTGACACTAATAGTGGCCGAAATACAGTGTTTAAAATCGGTGATATGAAGTGCTCAAAGAAAGAAGCACTTACATATCTTTTAAACGAAAAAAATATCTATGGTTCAGTTGATGGTGTGAACCTTTGGACAGAGGATTTTGATACCGACACAATGACTGGTTCCATCAAGGATTTAACAATGGAACATTTAACACGTGTTTTTGTTTTAAATCTCTACGCAGAGGAACATGAAATTGTACTGACAGAGACTGAGCAAAAAGCATGCCAGGATGCAGCAAAGGAATATTATTCTTCACTTAATTCTGCAGAAAAATCTTTCACCGGTGCAAGCAAAAAAGACATTGCTGCAATGTATGAAAAATACGTTCTAGCAATGAAGGTATATAGAAGCTTAATGGACTCAGTTGATGAGGAAGTTTCAGAAGATGAATCCCGTGTTATGGAAGCATTTGTTTTGTTTGTCTCCGATAAGGAAAAGGCAAATGAAATCCAAGGCATGATTGATTATGGATATACATTTGAACGTCTTGCGTCCACTTATACAGAGCTTGATTCTTACCAGGTTACATTTGCTCGTGGAGAGTACCCAGACGAGGTTGATAAGGTAGTTTTCAATCTTGATACAGATGAAGTTTCAACTGCAATTTCTGCAGATGGTGGTTACTACTTTTTCCAGTGTTTGGATAAGTATAATGAAGAGCTTTCTGAAGCAAATAAACAGGTCATAATCGATAATAGAAGAAAGCAGGTTTTGAATGATATTGTTACTGATTTAGAGGAGAGATATTTCTCTGATATGAATACTAAATTATGGGATGAAATTTCATTCCCAGAGGATGTTTCTGAACTCACATCTGCATCATTTTTTAAAACCTTAAACGACAATTTATAA
- a CDS encoding glyoxalase, with the protein MYDKKVIEVFLKDQLKLFPEKVAEDEQEAAEFLEDVCAVVCKNKKEVLEYLEDAMDTTGMTEDEILSAEEVFAIGDGRYLIVEG; encoded by the coding sequence ATGTATGATAAGAAAGTAATAGAAGTATTTTTAAAGGACCAGCTTAAGCTCTTCCCAGAGAAGGTTGCAGAAGATGAGCAGGAAGCCGCAGAATTCCTTGAGGATGTCTGTGCTGTTGTTTGCAAGAATAAAAAAGAAGTCCTTGAATATCTTGAAGATGCCATGGATACCACTGGTATGACAGAGGATGAAATCCTCTCTGCAGAGGAAGTCTTTGCGATTGGTGATGGAAGATATTTGATAGTAGAGGGATAG